The genomic stretch CCGGCTGGCGAAGCTGGCCTTCGACGACCCGCGGACGTTCCCCCAGGCCCGCATGAAGCTCATCGTCCCGGAAGAAGGGCTGGCGCGGCTGTCCCGCCGGCTGCTGGCGCCGCTGGGCCTGGGCAACGTGGCCGTGCAGACGCGGGATGCCTGGCTGCTCGCCACCGCGCGCTCCGCCTTCAACGTGCCCGGCATCAAGCTGTGGAATGACACGCCGCCGCTGGTGTCCCGCCTCAAGCGCCACCCCACCCTGCGGCGCGCGTTGGCCGCCCGGGTGGGCGTGCCAAAGACAGACGCGGGCACCACGTTGGAGCGGCTGCGCACGCGGATGGCGGACGCGTACATGGACCGGCGCTTCCTGGAGAGCGTGGTCACCGCCGCCAAGGGTGAGATTCCTCGCACCGCCATCGACGAGACGCTGGAGCACACGCGCCTCCAGCTCGCCACGCCGCTGTCCAAGGTGCTCAAGGACATCACCGACGCGGAGCGGCTCATCACCGTGGATGGGCGCTCCATCGAGGACGACACGCCGGACGCCATGGCCGGCACGGTGGACCTGGACGACCTGCCCGTCCTGATGTTCCTCAAGGCCCAGCACTCCTCGCTGGGCCTGGAGCGGCTGGCGCACGTGGTACTGGACGAGGCCGAGGACTTCTCCCTCTTCGAGCTCTTCGCCGTCCGCCAGTTGCTGGGCAAGGGCAAGAGCTGCACGCTCGCGGGCGACGAGATGCAGCAGACGGACGCGGGCTTCGCGGGCTGGCCCGCCGTCCTCAACGAGCTCGACATCCGCGACGCCGCCACCTGCCGACTCCAGGTCTCCTACCGGTGCCCCCGGCCCGTGGTGGAGCTGGCGCGGCAGGTGCTGGGCGCGCAGGCCCCGGAGGCCGCCGCCACCGGCCGCGCGGGCGCTCCGGTGGGCTTCCACCACTTCCCCGACGAGGCCCAGGCGCAGCTCTTCATCGGCGAGGCGCTCCGGGACCTCGTCGCCCGCGAGCCCCACGCCTCCGTGGGCGTCATCGCCAGCAGCCCGGAGTCCGCGCAGGCCATCTACCGCGTCGTCGCCGACCAGCCCTGGGCGCGGCTGGTGAGCGACGGCGAGTTCACCTTCGAGCCCGGCGTGGACGTCACCGACGTGGGCAGCGTGAAGGGCCTGGAGTTCGACTACGTCATCCTCCCGGACGCGACGGCGCGGGCCTACCCGGTGGACGACGAATCACGCCGCCGCCTGCACGTGGCGGTGACGCGCACCTCCCATCAGCTGTGGGTGGTGTCCTCCGGCGTGCGCTCTCACCTGGTCACGCCGGGTGGCGCGGCAGCTCCACGGTGAAGGTGGAGCCCTGGCCGGGCACGCTCTCCACGAGGATGCGGCCCTCCATGGCGTCCACAATCTGCTTCACGATCCACAGGCCCAGCCCCAGCCCGCCATAGTGCCGCTCGCTGGCCAGCCGCTCGAAGCGCTGGAAGAGGCGCGCGCGCCCCTCCGGCGGAATGCCCACGCCCTGGTCCTTCACCGACAGACAGGCGCGCGACGCATCCGCCCCCACCCGCACTTCAATGGGGCGGCCCCGGCCGTACTTGATGGCGTTGGAGAGCAGGTTCTGCAGCACCTGCTCCAGCCGCAGCCGGTCCCAATGGCCGGTGGCGGCGCCCCCCGCGTCCAGGTGCAGCGCACAGCCCGCGCGCGCCAGGTCCTCGGTGAAGCGGGGCACCACCTCGCGGGTGAGCGCGGCCAGGTCCAGGTCCTCGCGCTCCAGCCGCAGCCGCCCCGCGGTGATGCGGGACACGTCCAGCAGCTCGCGCACCAGGCTCGACAGGCGGGAGACCTGCCGCTGCACCGCCACCACCTTCGTGGAGAGCGCCTCCGGTGACGCGGGGCCATTGCTGGCGCGCGGCTCCATTTCGCGCCGCAACGCCTGGATGTTGAGCATGAGCGAGGTCAGCGGCGTGTTGAGCTCGTGAGACGCCACGGACAGGAACGAGTCACGGGCGCGCACAGCCTCCTGCGCCTCCGTGTAGAGCCGGCCGTTGTCCAGCGAGGTGGCGGCGCGGCGGGCCAGGTCTTCCGCCAGCCGCACGTCCGCCTCCGTGTACCTGCGCCGGGACTCCGAATTGAGCAGCGTGAGCGCCCCCAGCACCCGGCCCCGGCTGATGAGCGGGACGATGATGTACGCGCTGATGCCCAGCGCCTCCACGGCCCGCCGGTACGCCGAGCTGCCCCCCTGGGCGGCGGCGAGCATGGCGGGAAAGTCCGGGGTGAACTCGGTGACGCCGGTACGCAG from Myxococcus xanthus encodes the following:
- a CDS encoding PAS domain-containing sensor histidine kinase, yielding MLSGRYIALARSHTDRVDSLSTGQDPGGASHGGSDASGLDTALLDQMPEAVVVCSLDAVCVHVNPSLERHLGRPRQELLGRRLWELHPEWTERSFQERFRQVARTGESAEFECHTEPQDRWFVKRLFRVHERVVLFSRDISAEKKQEATLRALYDEMRRAQRHAAFLAQASEVLASSLEHDLILQRMAHLAVPILADACSVDLPMPDGQVRRAAAAFSRQEMVAPAQDFQSRYPIRLEDAAGIGKVLRTGVTEFTPDFPAMLAAAQGGSSAYRRAVEALGISAYIIVPLISRGRVLGALTLLNSESRRRYTEADVRLAEDLARRAATSLDNGRLYTEAQEAVRARDSFLSVASHELNTPLTSLMLNIQALRREMEPRASNGPASPEALSTKVVAVQRQVSRLSSLVRELLDVSRITAGRLRLEREDLDLAALTREVVPRFTEDLARAGCALHLDAGGAATGHWDRLRLEQVLQNLLSNAIKYGRGRPIEVRVGADASRACLSVKDQGVGIPPEGRARLFQRFERLASERHYGGLGLGLWIVKQIVDAMEGRILVESVPGQGSTFTVELPRHPA
- a CDS encoding ATP-binding domain-containing protein — encoded protein: MSHVEASLPDHARAIIAEEEALLARVQSTLEVARRKSARGQDAQGLVAQLQVLRDDASTAAVADLPHIFAQMNQMRSLMERQEGVKLPDPQAPYFAHLRLNGEGGPRDYLLGRTTFADVGAGVRVIDWRFAPVARVFYCYEEGDDYEEYFGERLAEGSVETRRLVIIERGVLTRIISGALVLERLADGAWRSVSRDFSTLQSGGAGTAARPEFLGTGKGARRIEDAFGVTAMLDAEQYEAVSTGPDRPLLVLGSAGSGKTTVALHRLAKLAFDDPRTFPQARMKLIVPEEGLARLSRRLLAPLGLGNVAVQTRDAWLLATARSAFNVPGIKLWNDTPPLVSRLKRHPTLRRALAARVGVPKTDAGTTLERLRTRMADAYMDRRFLESVVTAAKGEIPRTAIDETLEHTRLQLATPLSKVLKDITDAERLITVDGRSIEDDTPDAMAGTVDLDDLPVLMFLKAQHSSLGLERLAHVVLDEAEDFSLFELFAVRQLLGKGKSCTLAGDEMQQTDAGFAGWPAVLNELDIRDAATCRLQVSYRCPRPVVELARQVLGAQAPEAAATGRAGAPVGFHHFPDEAQAQLFIGEALRDLVAREPHASVGVIASSPESAQAIYRVVADQPWARLVSDGEFTFEPGVDVTDVGSVKGLEFDYVILPDATARAYPVDDESRRRLHVAVTRTSHQLWVVSSGVRSHLVTPGGAAAPR